In Rhinolophus sinicus isolate RSC01 chromosome X, ASM3656204v1, whole genome shotgun sequence, a single genomic region encodes these proteins:
- the HNRNPH2 gene encoding heterogeneous nuclear ribonucleoprotein H2, with the protein MMLSTEGREGFVVKVRGLPWSCSAEEVMRFFSDCKIQNGTSGIRFIYTREGRPSGEAFVELESEDEVKLALKKDRETMGHRYVEVFKSNSVEMDWVLKHTGPNSPDTANDGFVRLRGLPFGCSKEEIVQFFSGLEIVPNGMTLPVDFQGRSTGEAFVQFASQEIAEKALKKHKERIGHRYIEIFKSSRAEVRTHYDPPRKLMAMQRPGPYDRPGAGRGYNSIGRGAGFERMRRGAYGGGYGGYDDYGGYNDGYGFGSDRFGRDLNYCFSGMSDHRYGDGGSSFQSTTGHCVHMRGLPYRATENDIYNFFSPLNPMRVHIEIGPDGRVTGEADVEFATHEDAVAAMAKDKANMQHRYVELFLNSTAGTSGGAYDHSYVELFLNSTAGASGGAYGSQMMGGMGLSNQSSYGGPASQQLSGGYGGGYGGQSSMSGYDQVLQENSSDYQSNLA; encoded by the coding sequence ATGATGCTGAGCACAGAAGGCAGGGAGGGGTTCGTGGTGAAGGTCAGGGGCCTACCCTGGTCCTGCTCAGCCGAGGAAGTGATGCGCTTCTTCTCTGATTGCAAAATCCAAAATGGCACATCAGGTATTCGTTTCATCTACACCAGAGAAGGCAGACCAAGCGGTGAAGCATTTGTCGAACTTGAATCGGAAGATGAAGTGAAATTGGCTTTGaagaaggacagagaaaccaTGGGACACAGATATGTTGAAGTATTCAAGTCCAACAGTGTTGAAATGGATTGGGTGTTGAAGCATACAGGTCCGAATAGTCCTGATACTGCCAATGATGGCTTCGTCCGGCTTAGAGGACTCCCATTTGGCTGTAGCAAGGAGGAGATTGTTCAGTTTTTTTCAGGGTTGGAAATTGTGCCAAATGGGATGACATTGCCTGTGGACTTTCAGGGGCGGAGCACAGGGGAAGCTTTTGTGCAGTTTGCTTCACAGGAGATAGCGGAAAAGGCCTTaaagaaacacaaggaaagaatAGGGCACAGGTACATTGAAATCTTTAAGAGCAGCCGAGCTGAAGTCCGAACCCACTATGACCCTCCTCGAAAGCTCATGGCTATGCAGCGGCCAGGTCCCTATGATAGGCCAGGGGCTGGAAGAGGGTATAATAGCATTGGCAGAGGGGCTGGGTTCGAAAGGATGAGGCGGGGTGCCTATGGTGGAGGGTATGGAGGCTATGATGACTATGGTGGCTATAATGATGGGTATGGCTTTGGGTCTGATAGATTTGGAAGAGACCTCAATTACTGTTTTTCAGGAATGTCTGATCATAGATATGGAGATGGTGGGTCCAGTTTCCAGAGCACCACAGGGCACTGTGTACACATGAGGGGATTACCTTACAGAGCCACTGAAAAtgatatttacaattttttctcACCTCTTAACCCCATGAGAGTACACATTGAAATTGGACCAGATGGTAGAGTTACTGGTGAGGCAGATGTTGAATTTGCTACTCATGAAGATGCTGTGGCAGCTATGGCAAAAGACAAAGCCAACATGCAACATAGATATGTGGAGCTCTTCTTGAATTCTACTGCAGGAACAAGTGGGGGGGCTTATGATCACAGCTATGTGGAACTCTTTTTGAATTCTACAGCAGGGGCAAGTGGTGGAGCTTATGGTAGCCAAATGATGGGAGGGATGGGCTTATCCAACCAGTCTAGTTATGGGGGTCCTGCTAGCCAGCAGCTGAGTGGTGGTTACGGAGGTGGTTATGGTGGTCAGAGCAGTATGAGTGGATATGACCAAGTTCTTCAGGAAAACTCCAGTGACTATCAGTCAAACCTTGCGTAG